The Impatiens glandulifera chromosome 8, dImpGla2.1, whole genome shotgun sequence genome includes a window with the following:
- the LOC124912188 gene encoding uncharacterized protein LOC124912188: MRFDQAKKGLLHLKDLYDQWDLRGFIILSLCLQIVLIIAAPLRKRTSNNYINVPIWIAYLLADYIANYSVGLIAKTQSQRLEPTTTTTGPIQNPNLLAFWAPFLLLHLAGPDTITAYALQDNELWLRHFFQLIFQTAAAGYVFVLTLASGNLLWPPTLLMFVTGFIKYTERTRSLYFASVRRFRESLLHDPNPGPDFAKLMDVYFTMKQANLPSKIEMILEPQKVAVNKLDMIGNQKPMEDLEIIRKAYGFFLTFRGLLSDLIFSFRERNQSRSFFLLRTPREAFKIVEVELNLFYEILYTKVVVIQRPSGYATRLISFLAALSALVLFILEPKSSQHFHPFDVGLTYLLLAGTIVLDVLSFIMLIYSDWTAVAVTKTDRPNFIMKLIRKLLLVKRKRWPNDLMDSPTWFSRFKDVLSFGRRWSQAIPQYNLIYYCLNQRSMIVANLIGFIGITNLLDRLKYVRTKRFNKRLRDFIFHQLQVKSNMAVDLETSKEIYSGRGDWALRFEGCGHLLKYINGVDYDESLISWHIATDLCYYTDKDEDLVENESSREICKYLSNYMLYLLIMQPAMLSGLASIGEIRYRDTCAEALKFFKSKKLLSKLEKEKKIKGDENIKSVPNPTHIKACHNILGVNTEAKPVTVKGDRSKSVLFDACILAKELKELDGRRKWEVMSKVWVEMLCYGACNCRAYTHAAQLSKGGNLITLVWLLMVHLGLGNQFQISEGHARAKLIVGK; this comes from the exons ATGAGATTTGATCAAGCAAAGAAAGGGTTATTACACTTAAAAGATTTATACGATCAATGGGATCTTCGCGGTTTCATCATCCTAAGTCTCTGTCTTCAAATCGTCCTAATCATCGCAGCTCCTCTCCGAAAACGAACCTCCAACAACTACATCAATGTCCCCATTTGGATCGCATATCTCCTAGCCGATTATATAGCCAATTACTCCGTCGGTCTAATCGCCAAAACTCAATCACAACGTCTCGaacccaccaccaccaccaccggaCCTATCCAAAACCCAAATCTCCTCGCCTTTTGGGCACCctttctcctcctccacctcgcCGGCCCAGACACCATCACCGCCTACGCTCTCCAAGACAACGAGCTCTGGCTACGTCACTTTTTCCAACTCATTTTCCAAACCGCCGCCGCCGGTTACGTTTTCGTTCTCACTTTAGCATCCGGTAATCTCCTCTGGCCTCCGACTCTCCTCATGTTCGTTACTGGATTCATCAAGTACACAGAACGCACACGGTCGCTTTACTTCGCTAGCGTTCGGCGATTTCGTGAATCTCTCCTCCATGATCCTAACCCAGGTCCTGATTTCGCGAAACTCATGGATGTTTACTTCACAATGAAACAAGCGAATCTCCCGAGTAAGATTGAAATGATTCTTGAGCCTCAGAAGGTGGCGGTGAACAAATTAGATATGATTGGAAATCAGAAACCAATGGAGGATCTCGAGATTATTCGAAAGGCATATGGGTTTTTCTTAACGTTCAGAGGTTTACTATCCGATCTCATATTCAGCTTCCGCGAGAGAAACCAGAGTCGAAGCTTCTTCCTCCTTAGAACACCCAGAGAAGCGTTCAAGATTGTGGAGGTAGAACTTAACTTGTTCTACGAAATTCTTTACACTAAAGTAGTTGTGATTCAACGCCCATCTGGATACGCCACTCGTTTAATATCATTCCTTGCAGCTCTATCTGCCCTCGTCTTATTCATCTTAGAACCCAAATCAAGTCAACATTTCCATCCATTTGATGTCGGATTAACATACTTACTTCTCGCCGGCACCATTGTTCTCGATGTATTGTCTTTCATCATGCTCATTTACTCCGATTGGACCGCAGTTgcagttacaaaaaccgacagGCCTAATTTCATCATGAAATTGATTAGGAAACTTCTCCTTGTTAAAAGGAAGAGATGGCCGAATGATCTAATGGATTCTCCTACTTGGTTTAGTCGTTTTAAGGATGTCTTGTCATTTGGAAGGAGATGGTCGCAAGCCATTCCTCAGTATAATCTAATATACTATTGTTTAAACCAACGATCAATGATTGTAGCCAATTTAATCGGGTTCATTGGTATTACAAATCTCCTAGACAGGTTAAAATACGTGAGAACAAAGCGATTCAACAAGAGGTTGAGAGACTTCATATTTCATCAGCTGCAGGTGAAATCGAACATGGCCGTTGATCTTGAAACGTCGAAGGAAATATACTCGGGTAGAGGCGATTGGGCACTTCGGTTCGAGGGTTGTGGTCATCTTCTCAAGTATATTAACGGTGTTGATTATGACGAGAGCTTgat ATCGTGGCATATAGCGACGGATCTATGTTACTACACCGATAAGGATGAAGACTTAGTTGAGAACGAGTCCTCACGTGAGATATGTAAGTATTTGTCTAATTATATGTTGTATCTTCTCATTATGCAACCTGCGATGCTATCTGGTTTGGCAAGTATAGGAGAAATAAGGTATAGAGATACTTGTGCGGAGGCATTGAAGTTCTTTAAAAGCAAGAAGTTATTGTCGAAGttggagaaggagaagaagattaAAGGAGATGAGAATATTAAGTCGGTTCCAAACCCTACTCATATAAAGGCGTGTCACAATATTCTTGGGGTGAATACGGAGGCTAAGCCGGTGACGGTGAAAGGGGATAGGAGCAAATCGGTGTTGTTCGATGCATGCATATTGGCGAAGGAATTGAAAGAGTTGGATGGAAGGCGGAAATGGGAGGTGATGAGCAAAGTGTGGGTTGAAATGTTGTGTTATGGTGCATGTAATTGTAGAGCATATACTCATGCTGCCCAATTGAGCAAAGGTGGGAACTTGATAACTTTGGTTTGGTTGTTGATGGTTCATCTTGGTTTGGGGAATCAGTTTCAAATAAGTGAAGGTCATGCTCGAGCTAAACTTATTGTTGGTAAATAG
- the LOC124911810 gene encoding cyclin-C1-1-like: protein MAANFWTSSHYKELLDPEELDVVHPLDRERGITLEDFKLVKMHMSYYISRLAQNVKVRQRVIATAITYMRRVYTRKSMTEFDPRLVAPTCLYLAAKAEESTVQARLLVFYIKKMYSDEKYRFEIKDILETEMKILEALNYYLVVFHPYRPLTQLLQDAGLSDATQMCWGLVNDTYKMDLILGHPPHLIALACIYVASVLKDKENTAWFEELRVDMNVVKNIAMEILDFYDNHKIMAEDSRFQSAMSKLPMRQ from the exons ATGGCAGCCAATTTTTGGACTTCATCACACTA CAAAGAACTTCTAGACCCAGAAGAACTGGATGTTGTTCACCCATTAGATAGGGAGAGAGGCATCACGCTTGAGGATTTCAAGCTTGTCAAGATGCACATGTCATATT ATATTTCCAGATTGGCCCAAAACGTGAAGGTGAGGCAAAG GGTTATTGCAACGGCTATCACATACATGAGACGTGTTTATACAAG GAAAAGTATGACAGAATTTGATCCACGTCTCGTGGCTCCTACTTGTTTGTACTTGGCTGCGAAAGCAGAAGAAAGCACAGTACAAGCTAGGCTTCTTGTGTTTTATATCAAGAAAATGT ATTCAGATGAGAAATACAGATTTGAAATAAAGGATATACTTGAAACGGAAATGAAGATACTGGAAGCACTGAACTATTACTTAGTTGTATTCCATCCTTATCGTCCATTAACTCA ATTGCTTCAAGATGCTGGATTGAGTGATGCTACTCAGATGTGCTG ggGTCTTGTTAACGACACATACAAGATGGATTTAATCCTAGGCCATCCCCCGCACTTGATTGCTTTGGCGTGTATATATGTAGCAAGTGTTCTAAAAGATAAAGAGAACACTGCCTGGTTTGAAGAGCTTCGAGTTGACATGAATGTG GTAAAGAATATTGCAATGGAAATACTAGATTTCTACGACAACCACAAAATAATGGCAGAGGATAGCAGGTTTCAATCTGCCATGTCGAAGCTGCCAATGAGGCAGTAA
- the LOC124912551 gene encoding glycine-rich RNA-binding protein GRP2A-like, translating to MASDGEFRCFVGGLAWTTDEAGLDKAFAQFGEVIESKIINDRETGRSRGFGFVTFKDEQSLRDAIEGMNGQALDGRNITVNEAQSRGSGGGGGGGGYGGGRGGGGYGGGRGGGGYGGGGGSYGGGGGSYGGGGRGGGSYGGGGGRGGGGGGYGGNGGGGYGGGGGSRY from the coding sequence ATGGCTTCCGACGGCGAATTCAGATGTTTCGTAGGTGGTCTAGCATGGACCACTGACGAAGCTGGCCTAGACAAGGCTTTCGCTCAGTTCGGTGAAGTCATCGAATCAAAGATCATAAACGATCGTGAAACCGGTAGATCTAGAGGTTTCGGTTTCGTAACTTTCAAAGATGAACAATCTTTAAGGGACGCCATCGAAGGTATGAACGGTCAAGCTCTTGACGGCCGTAACATCACCGTCAACGAGGCTCAGTCTCGTGGAAGTGGAGGCGGTGGCGGCGGCGGTGGTTACGGTGGCGGCCGTGGCGGTGGAGGTTATGGCGGTGGACGTGGTGGTGGAGGTTATGGTGGTGGCGGTGGAAGCTATGGAGGTGGCGGTGGTAGCTATGGCGGTGGAGGCCGTGGTGGTGGTAGCTATGGCGGTGGTGGTGGCCGTGGTGGAGGCGGTGGTGGGTATGGTGGTAATGGCGGTGGAGGATATGGCGGTGGTGGCGGTTCTCGTTACTAG